From a region of the Castanea sativa cultivar Marrone di Chiusa Pesio chromosome 10, ASM4071231v1 genome:
- the LOC142613858 gene encoding potassium transporter 5-like, with the protein MADDVVLEAITNETKEEVSQDQELKERKLSWQKLRRYDSLDIESRSFHGPRHGHHSKAMDWSTILPLAFQSIGVVYGDVGTSPLYVFSSTFSNGISHNDDILGVLSLIFYTITLITLIKYVLIVLRANDNGEGGTFALYSLLCRYAKVGFIPNQQAEDHEVSNYELKVPNGRVRMASWLKSTLENSKFAKQILLFATMLGTSMLIGDGVLTPCISVLSAVGGIQIESTKVTQDMVVWISVVILIVLFAVQRLGTDKVGYTFAPIICIWFAFIGGIGVYNFIKYDPAVAKAINPYYIIDYFRRNKRDAWVSLGGVVLAITGTEALFADLGHFSVRSIQLSMCCVTYPSLILAYTGQASFLRKHNDLVATTFYKSIPGPLYWPTFVVAVLASIIASQAIISGTFSIIQQSLSLGCFPRVKVIHTSTKYEGQVYVPEANYLLMVACVAVTLGFRTTTNIGNAYGIAVVFVMTLTSCFIVLVMVMIWETHILLVIPYILIIGSVELVYLSSVLYKFDQGGYLPLAFAAVLMTVMYTWNTVFRRKYDYELRHKISPETLKEVVANTSLCQMPGLALFYSELVQGIPPIFKHYVANVPALHSVLVFISIKSLPISKVPVKERFLFRQVEPKELNVFRCVVRYGYMDVQNEQEPFEKVLIENLKLFIRENLWLSKNVQNNNVENDGDTLDERHVEEDQSEEFERQIETVDKAWHAGIVHFIGETDVVAAKGASVVKRILIDYAYTFLKRNLRESEKVLDIPHKRMLKVGMTYEL; encoded by the exons ATGGCTGACGATGTAGTATTAGAAGCCATTACAAACGAAACCAAGGAGGAAGTTTCTCAAGATCAAGAGCTCAAGGAGAGGAAACTTTCATGGCAAAAGTTACGCAGATATGACTCTTTGGACATCGAGTCCCGCAGCTTTCATGGTCCTCGTCATGGCCATCACTCCAAG gcTATGGATTGGTCAACGATCTTGCCTCTAGCATTTCAAAGTATTGGAGTGGTGTACGGGGATGTTGGTACATCACCACTATACGTGTTTTCTAGCACTTTTTCCAATGGTATCTCGCACAACGATGATATCCTAGGAGTACTTTCTTTGATCTTCTATACCATCACCTTAATTACTCTCATCAAGTATGTGTTGATTGTTTTAAGGGCTAATGATAATGGCGAAG GTGGGACATTTGCCTTATACTCTCTCTTATGCCGCTATGCCAAGGTTGGTTTTATTCCGAATCAACAGGCTGAGGACCATGAAGTGTCAAATTATGAGCTTAAAGTGCCAAATGGTCGTGTACGGATGGCATCGTGGCTCAAGTCTACGCTAGAGAACAGCAAATTTGCGAAGCAAATCTTATTGTTTGCCACAATGCTTGGAACGTCCATGTTGATTGGGGACGGTGTTCTTACTCCTTGTATCTCAG TTTTATCGGCTGTGGGAGGAATCCAGATAGAATCAACTAAAGTAACACAAG ATATGGTTGTTTGGATATCAGTGGTTATATTGATTGTTCTATTCGCGGTTCAAAGACTTGGAACTGATAAAGTAGGCTATACCTTTGCTCCGATAATTTGCATTTGGTTTGCGTTTATTGGCGGCATTGGCGTCTACAATTTCATCAAATATGACCCTGCTGTAGCTAAGGCAATAAATCCATACTATATTATAGATTATTTTCGGAGGAATAAAAGAGATGCTTGGGTTTCCCTTGGTGGTGTTGTCCTTGCCATAACAG GAACTGAGGCTTTATTTGCTGATCTTGGTCACTTCTCAGTTCGATCCATTCAACTAAGCATGTGCTGTGTGACCTATCCATCTCTTATATTGGCATACACTGGACAAGCATCCTTCCTTCGCAAGCACAATGATCTTGTTGCTACTACCTTTTACAAATCCATACCAG GACCTTTATATTGGCCAACGTTTGTGGTGGCTGTGTTAGCATCAATTATAGCAAGCCAAGCCATTATATCAGGGACTTTCTCTATAATACAACAATCCCTCTCTCTAGGGTGTTTCCCTCGAGTGAAAGTAATCCACACATCAACGAAGTATGAAGGACAAGTTTATGTACCTGAAGCTAATTACCTTCTTATGGTGGCTTGTGTAGCAGTCACTTTGGGTTTTAGGACAACAACTAACATTGGCAATGCCTATG GGATTGCAGTGGTTTTTGTAATGACCCTCACATCATGCTTCATAGTTCTAGTGATGGTCATGATATGGGAAACCCACATACTTCTCGTAATTCCATACATTCTTATCATTGGCAGTGTAGAGCTTGTATATTTAAGTTCAGTCCTCTACAAATTTGACCAAGGAGGATATCTTCCCCTAGCATTCGCGGCAGTCCTAATGACTGTAATGTATACTTGGAACACTGTTTTCAGGAGAAAGTATGATTATGAGCTTAGGCATAAGATTTCTCCCGAGACGTTAAAGGAAGTAGTTGCTAACACAAGCCTTTGTCAAATGCCTGGACTTGCCCTGTTCTACTCAGAGCTTGTTCAAGGCATCCCACCAATTTTCAAGCACTATGTAGCGAATGTGCCTGCATTGCACTCTGTCCTTGTTTTCATCTCCATCAAGTCACTTCCCATAAGCAAGGTTCCAGTGAAAGAGCGTTTCCTTTTTCGCCAAGTAGAGCCTAAGGAGCTTAATGTCTTTCGCTGCGTTGTTAGATATGGATACATGGATGTGCAAAATGAGCAAGAGCCCTTTGAAAAGGTTTTGATAGAAAACTTGAAGTTGTTTATTAGAGAGAATTTATGGTTGTCCAAAAATGTGCAGAATAATAATGTTGAGAACGATGGAGATACACTGGATGAGAGGCATGTTGAAGAGGATCAATCAGAGGAATTTGAAAGACAGATTGAGACTGTGGACAAGGCATGGCATGCTGGTATTGTTCACTTCATTGGTGAGACTGATGTGGTTGCTGCAAAAGGAGCTAGTGTTgtaaagagaattttgatagattaTGCTTACACTTTCCTGAAAAGAAATTtaagagagagtgaaaaagtgCTTGATATTCCTCACAAGCGTATGCTGAAAGTGGGTATGACTTATGAACTTTAA